Within Mycobacterium heckeshornense, the genomic segment GGCGCCGTAGGGTGAGTTGAACGAAAACGACCGCGGCTCAAGGTCATCGACGGCCAATGCATGCCCATTGGGGCAGGCGAGCTTCTCGGAGAACCGCTGTTCGCGGTTGTGGGCGTCGTGCGCGTGGTCGACGAACTCCAGCACCACGATGCCGTCGGCCAAACTCAACGCGGTCTCCACCGATTCGGTGAGCCGCTGCTTGGCGCTGGGCTTGACGGTCAGCCGGTCCACCACGACCTCGATGTCGTGTTTCTCCTGCTTCTTCAGCTTCGGCGGATCGGTCAGCGGATGTACCACACCGTCGACTCGCACCCGGCTGTAGCCCTGCGTGTTGAGCTTCTCGAACAGGTCGACGAACTCGCCCTTGCGGGTGCGCACCACCGGTGCCAGCACCTGGAAGCGGGTGCCTTCGGGCATGGCCAGCACCTGGTCGACGATTTGCTGCGGTGTCTGCCGCGCGATCCGCTCGCCGCACACCGGGCAGTGCGGGGTGCCGGCGCGGGCATACAGCAGCCGCAGATAGTCGTAGACCTCGGTGATGGTCCCGACCGTCGAACGTGGGTTGCGGTTGGTCGATTTCTGGTCGATGGACACCGCCGGGGACAGCCCCTCGATGAAGTCGACGTCGGGCTTGTCCATCTGACCCAGGAACTGGCGGGCGTACGCCGACAGCGATTCCACATAGCGCCGCTGCCCTTCGGCGAAGATCGTGTCGAACGCCAGCGACGACTTTCCTGAGCCGGACAGCCCGGTGAAGACGATCAACGCGTCGCGCGGCAAATCGAGGTCAACGCTTTTCAGGTTGTGCTCGCGCGCACCCTTGACAATCAACCGCTCGGCCATCGCTCCCATGCTAGGTGCCAGCACCGACAGCAGTAACCTGTCGGCTATGCCTGTAGTCAACGACAACTACACCGGCCACGTTGATCCGGGCACCGCGGCGCGGCGCACCTTGCCGGGCGCGACGATCGTCAAGGCATCAGTGGGCCCGATGGACAACAACGCCTACCTGGTGACATGTTCCGAGTCCGGCGAGACGCTGCTGATCGACGCGGCCAACGACGCCGACGTCCTAGTCGACTTGGTGCGGCGCTATGCCCCCAAGGTGTCGCTGATCGTCACCAGCCACCAGCACTGGGATCACTGGCAAGCGCTGCACGCACTCGCCGAGGCCACCGGCGCGCCGACCGCGGCACACGAAATCGACGCCGGCCCCCTGCCGGTCAAGCCGGATCGTCTGCTGGCCCACGGCGACACGGTACAGATCGGCAAACTGAACTTCGATGTTCTCCACTTGCGGGGCCATACGCCCGGGTCCATCGCGCTGGCCCTCGACGGGCCCGCGACCGGCAACGTCACGCAGTTGTTCACCGGCGACTGCCTGTTCCCCGGCGGCGTCGGAAAGACTTGGAAGCCCGGTGATTTCGCGCAGCTGCTTGACGACGTGATCACCCGGGTATTCGACCGCTTCGCCGACGACACCGTCGTCTACCCCGGTCACGGCGACGACACCACACTCGGTGCGGAGCGTCCGCATCTGGCCGAGTGGCGCGAGCGCGGCTGGTAGGACCACGAGAAGCGCGCGCCAATGGGGGCGCCTGCCCGGATCTGCGGCGGCGCTGGTGCTCGGGGCGCTGCCCGCGTTGGCGTTTCCGGCGCCGGCGCAGTGGTGGCTGGCCTGGGTCGGGCTGGTCCCGCTGCTGCTGGTGGTGCGCGCAGCGCCGACGACGCTCGACGCCGGAATACGGGCGTGGCTCGGCCTGGCCGGCTACGTGCTGACCACGCAGTACTGGCTGCTGCCCAGCGCCGGGCCTTTTCTCGCGGTGATGGCGGCCGTGCTGGGGGCACTGTGGGTGCCGTGGGGTGGGGCGGCACATTGGCTGTTCTCGGGCCGACGGGTGACGGCGCGTCGGATGCTGGCCGCGGTCGTCGTGCTGCCCAGCGCGTGGGTGGCGGCGGAGGCGGTGCGGTCATGGCCCAGCCTCGGTGGTCCGTGGGCTGCGCTGGGCGCCTCGCAGTGGAACCAGCCTGCCACACTGACCTCCGCCGCACTCGGCGGGGTGTGGTTGACCAGTTTCCTGCTCGTCGCAGCCAACACCGCGATCGTCGGCGCACTTGTGTGCCGGCGCCTGCCCGGTCGGCTCAGCTGCGTGGTGATCGCCGTGGCGTCCGCGGGGCTGGGGCCGGCGTGGTTCCTGTGGGGGACAACGCCGGCGGCGGGCACGGCGGCGCGGGTTGCGCTGGTGCAGCCCGGGGTCATCGACGACGCCGTGGCGCGTGAGGAGGCCGGCAAAGC encodes:
- a CDS encoding MBL fold metallo-hydrolase, producing MPVVNDNYTGHVDPGTAARRTLPGATIVKASVGPMDNNAYLVTCSESGETLLIDAANDADVLVDLVRRYAPKVSLIVTSHQHWDHWQALHALAEATGAPTAAHEIDAGPLPVKPDRLLAHGDTVQIGKLNFDVLHLRGHTPGSIALALDGPATGNVTQLFTGDCLFPGGVGKTWKPGDFAQLLDDVITRVFDRFADDTVVYPGHGDDTTLGAERPHLAEWRERGW